One Coffea arabica cultivar ET-39 chromosome 5c, Coffea Arabica ET-39 HiFi, whole genome shotgun sequence DNA window includes the following coding sequences:
- the LOC113688856 gene encoding BES1/BZR1 homolog protein 4: MTSGTRLPTWKERENNKRRERRRRAIAANIFAGLRMYGNYKLPKHCDNNEVLKALCNEAGWTVEPDGTTYRKGCRPVDRMDIMGGSTSASPCSSYHPSPGTSYNPSPASSSFPSPASSPYAANINGDGNSLIPWLKNLSSSSSSTSSTKFQLLCHGGSISAPVTPPLSSPTARTPRLKTDWDDSSARASWGSHSSFLPLSTPPSPGRQAPPDSEWFAGMQIPQGGPTSPTFSLVSANPFAFKFESLRHTGSHMCTPGQSGTCSPAIPAGSDVPMAEVISDEFAFRSIKGGLVKPWEGERIHEDCGSDDLELTLGSSKTR; encoded by the exons ATGACGTCGGGGACGAGGCTGCCGACGTGGAAGGAGAGGGAGAACAACAAGAGGAgggagaggaggaggagagcTATCGCGGCCAATATATTCGCCGGCTTGAGAATGTACGGGAACTACAAACTCCCAAAGCATTGCGACAATAATGAGGTCCTCAAAGCCCTCTGCAATGAGGCCGGCTGGACTGTCGAGCCCGACGGCACCACTTACCGGAAA GGATGCAGGCCGGTGGACAGAATGGATATCATGGGTGGATCAACATCAGCAAGCCCGTGTTCATCTTATCACCCAAGCCCTGGAACGTCATACAACCCAAGCCctgcttcttcttccttcccaagTCCAGCTTCTTCCCCATATGCTGCAAATATCAATGGTGATGGAAATTCCCTCATCCCATGGCTTAAGAACCTCTCGTCTTCCTCCTCCTCGACATCCTCCACCAAATTCCAACTCCTTTGCCATGGTGGGTCCATAAGTGCACCTGTTACCCCTCCCCTGAGCTCCCCTACTGCCCGGACTCCTCGATTGAAGACGGACTGGGATGATTCCTCTGCTCGTGCTAGCTGGGGCTCTCACAGCTCCTTCCTTCCGTTATCTACACCTCCCAGTCCTGGACGTCAGGCCCCTCCTGATTCAGAATGGTTTGCTGGAATGCAAATTCCACAAGGCGGACCAACTTCACCTACATTCAGCCTTGTCTCCGCCAATCCATTTGCCTTCAAATTCGAGTCGCTAAGACACACTGGCTCTCACATGTGCACTCCAGGGCAAAGTGGGACCTGCTCGCCCGCCATACCTGCAGGCTCTGATGTTCCCATGGCTGAAGTAATTTCCGATGAGTTTGCATTTAGAAGCATTAAAGGTGGTCTGGTGAAGCCATGGGAAGGAGAGAGGATCCATGAAGATTGTGGCTCAGATGATCTTGAGCTTACCCTTGGGAGCTCAAAAACCAG ATGA
- the LOC113690010 gene encoding uncharacterized protein isoform X1, giving the protein MILRQILRSYHSETLLKLENHPLNPFASPHLISPRPFSLSSYFKPLEDAEPISSENAVGENKKSRKALNVYFKEAVGLLKKTPEDIGTESEGENGELKKRLKKLEEELRGLKQKKKDEKENLKNKEHKKKEGVHKNEGLSNYEEKSGGSSLSSLFANKFGRDDGKKMKDLKELRMEDPEVYKELSPDMEMFVTHLYNNGYFKDSNFLPRNRLDISCFENSYARDFIKFAAEQFGMDNQEIAKWMSGSDLKKLALFGCPSPGKKIVFSAKRLRRFFKIQENTVCDKCVLKQSCKFVNQSIWRSNDNNLDMAVVMRIITSYALESGPPQLVVPDEIKATVRRLLKEAVNLSQTVVS; this is encoded by the exons ATGATCTTGCGCCAAATCCTCCGTTCCTATCATTCCGAAACGCTCCTTAAACTCGAAAACCATCCGCTGAACCCTTTTGCATCACCGCATTTGATCTCCCCCAGACCCTTTTCACTTTCGTCTTATTTCAAACCCCTAGAAGACGCAGAACCAATTAGCTCTGAGAATGCTGTTGGAGAAaataagaaatcaagaaaagCTTTGAATGTTTACTTCAAAGAAGCTGTTGGACTCTTAAAAAAGACCCCAGAAGATATTGGAACTGAAAGTGAAGGTGAAAATGGAGAGCTCAAGAAGAGATTGAAGAAATTGGAGGAGGAATTGAGGGGCttgaagcagaaaaagaaggatGAGAAGGAGAATTTGAAGAATAAGGAGCACAAGAAGAAAGAGGGGGTGCATAAGAATGAAGGGTTGTCAAACTACGAGGAAAAATCTGGGGGTTCATCTTTATCATCGTTGTTCGCTAATAAGTTTGGgagggatgatggaaaaaagaTGAAGGATTTGAAAGAATTGAGAATGGAGGATCCGGAGGTTTATAAGGAGCTTTCTCCTGACATGGAAATGTTTGTGACGCATTTATACAATAATGGGTACTTTAAGGATTCGAATTTCTTGCCTAGGAATAGGCTTGATATTAGTTGTTTCGAGAATAGTTATGCTCGAGATTTTATCAAGTTTGCAGCTGAGCAGTTTGGCATGGATAATCAGGAGATTGCAAA ATGGATGTCAGGCAGCGACTTGAAAAAGCTGGCCCTTTTCGGTTGCCCTTCTCCTGGTAAGAAGATTGTCTTTTCCGCTAAAAGATTGCGCAGATTCTTCAAAATTCAGGAAAACACT GTTTGTGACAAATGCGTGTTAAAACAATCATGCAAGTTTGTTAATCAGAGTATTTGGAGAAGCAATGACAACAATCTAGATATGGCGGTTGTAATGAGGATCATTACCTCGTATGCTTTGGAGTCAGGTCCTCCACAATTGGTGGTGCCTGATGAAATAAAAGCTACTGTCAGGCGATTGCTGAAGGAGGCTGTAAACCTTAGTCAAACTGTTGTGTCTTAG
- the LOC113690010 gene encoding uncharacterized protein isoform X2 — MILRQILRSYHSETLLKLENHPLNPFASPHLISPRPFSLSSYFKPLEDAEPISSENAVGENKKSRKALNVYFKEAVGLLKKTPEDIGTESEGENGELKKRLKKLEEELRGLKQKKKDEKENLKNKEHKKKEGVHKNEGLSNYEEKSGGSSLSSLFANKFGRDDGKKMKDLKELRMEDPEVYKELSPDMEMFVTHLYNNGYFKDSNFLPRNRLDISCFENSYARDFIKFAAEQFGMDNQEIAKWMSGSDLKKLALFGCPSPGL, encoded by the exons ATGATCTTGCGCCAAATCCTCCGTTCCTATCATTCCGAAACGCTCCTTAAACTCGAAAACCATCCGCTGAACCCTTTTGCATCACCGCATTTGATCTCCCCCAGACCCTTTTCACTTTCGTCTTATTTCAAACCCCTAGAAGACGCAGAACCAATTAGCTCTGAGAATGCTGTTGGAGAAaataagaaatcaagaaaagCTTTGAATGTTTACTTCAAAGAAGCTGTTGGACTCTTAAAAAAGACCCCAGAAGATATTGGAACTGAAAGTGAAGGTGAAAATGGAGAGCTCAAGAAGAGATTGAAGAAATTGGAGGAGGAATTGAGGGGCttgaagcagaaaaagaaggatGAGAAGGAGAATTTGAAGAATAAGGAGCACAAGAAGAAAGAGGGGGTGCATAAGAATGAAGGGTTGTCAAACTACGAGGAAAAATCTGGGGGTTCATCTTTATCATCGTTGTTCGCTAATAAGTTTGGgagggatgatggaaaaaagaTGAAGGATTTGAAAGAATTGAGAATGGAGGATCCGGAGGTTTATAAGGAGCTTTCTCCTGACATGGAAATGTTTGTGACGCATTTATACAATAATGGGTACTTTAAGGATTCGAATTTCTTGCCTAGGAATAGGCTTGATATTAGTTGTTTCGAGAATAGTTATGCTCGAGATTTTATCAAGTTTGCAGCTGAGCAGTTTGGCATGGATAATCAGGAGATTGCAAA ATGGATGTCAGGCAGCGACTTGAAAAAGCTGGCCCTTTTCGGTTGCCCTTCTCCTG GTTTGTGA